From the Chryseobacterium fluminis genome, the window ATCCAGATACTCCGAACATTTACAGACCTTCTGTTTCTGCACAGAAAGTTACCGGAGGAACGCTTGCTTATTTTGGAACAGTGGATTACGACTATAACGATCGTTATGGGGTAGGCGCAGTTGTAAGAAGAGATGGATCTTACAGATTTAACAGTGCTAACAGATGGGAAACCTTCTGGTCGGTAGCTGCAAGATGGAATATCGACAAAGAAAGCTTCATGGCTGACTCTGGATTCAGATTATTAAAGTTAAGAGCTTCAATTGGTACTACGGGTAACCAAAACTTAGCCGTACCTGCTAATAATACCAACCCACTAGCACTTTTACCTAATAACTATCTTGATTTATATAGCTCTGTATCAGGTTATCAAAATCTACCGGGAGTTTCTTTCTCTAATTTAGCAAACCCATATTTGCGTTGGGAGCAGGTAAAACAAACGAACATAGGATTAGACTTTAACTACAAAGGATTTGTTGAAGGTAGTTTAGAATACTATCAGAAAAGAACATCAAGAATGTTTAATGATTTAGTAACATCTGCTGCTATCGGTCAATACACTATCAGAGGTAATAATGGTGTGATGGATAATAAAGGGGTTGAAGGTACGGTAAGATTCAATGTATTGAAAGGAGCTGACACTAAATTAAGTATTTTTGCCAATGCAGCTTACAACTCTAATAAAATCGTATCTATGGATACACAGGATTTAAGTGGAGATGTAGTAGATGCAGTAGGAGGTCCTGCTAGTCAATATCAATTATATCCTTACATTGGGGTAGATCCTGCAGACGGAGAGCAGATGTTCCTGGATATTAACGGTAATATGACGAAATCTCCAGTTGCAGGTGACAGAAGATTAACCGGGAAATCTCCATATGCTAAATTTACAGGAGGTTTTGGATTTAACTTCCAGCATAAAGGATTCTTTATGGATACTTTATTCTCTTTCCAACAGGGAGGATATATCTATGATAACTTATATTCTTGGGTAATGGATCCATTCTATGCGGCTAATAATATCAACGTTTCTGCTGATTTATTAAACGCGTGGACGCCTGATAATACTAATACAGATGTACCATCATTATTTGCAAACAATGCAGGATTAGAAGGTTCTTCAGATAGATTCCTTTATAAATCAGATTTTATCAGATTAAAGAACATCTCATTAGGATATAACTTTACTAAAAGCCAATTAGGTAACTTGCCAGTGAGATCGGTTAAAGTATTTGTTCAGGCAGAAAACTTATATACCTGGACTTCATGGAAAGGGTTTGATCCAGAACCAATTACTACATATTCATTAAATGTTTACCCTAACCCAAGAACTGTTTCAGTGGGTGTGAATGTTGATTTTTAAAAAAAAGAATTTATGAAAAGAATAATAAATACAGTATTAATTTTAGCAACTCTTTCGGCCGCAAGTGTCACTATGAATAGTTGCCAGGATGCCATTGATATCGTTCAGCCAGGACAGGTAGGAGAAGATGAGCTTTTTGTTAGTGTAGCTAACATGAATGAATTCTTGATCGGATCTGTATATGGAAGTCTTGATACAAATAATGAAATTTACCTTGGAGCTGTAATCACCGACGAGGTTAAGCCAGGAAGTGGTAGTGGTGGACAGGAATTTCAACTACACAGATATTTTCTTGATCCTTCAGAAGGTTTGACAGGATCTATCTGGTTAGGTCACTATTTTACAATCAACAGAATTAATAGATTAATCGAAGGAGCAACGAAGATTACTCCTAACGGTACAGCTGAAACTAATCAATACAACAGTATTTTAGCTCAAGCTAGAGCTATCAGAGCATTCTGTTATTTACAGTTAGAGTCTTATTTCTCTACTGATATGAAGAATCCTAATGCATTAGGAGTTATGCTAGTGAAAGATGTACCAGCTACTGATGCTCAGTTACCTAGAGTGAAAAATCAGGATATCTATGACTTTATTAAAGCTGACTTAGATTATGCTAGAGGTGTTTTAACTGCTAACGGTACAACACAATATTATGCTGATAAAAACTTTGTAAGCGCACTATCTGCAAGATTCAATCTTTATATTGGGAATACTGCGCTAGCTAAGCAATATGCTCAGGAAACGATTAATAATTCAGGGTTAGTACTTACTACAGCCATGCCTATTGAAGGTACCAATCCTTATTCAGGTGCTGTTTCAGGACCTTTTAATCAAACACTTAATGTTGCTCAGTCTAGTGCTTGGAATATAGCATTTTATGGAGGAACATCGACTGCAAATGGAAACGGACTGAACGGTTCATTCAATCCTTATAGAAATATGTGGGCAGATCGTACCAGAGGGGAAATTGTATTCGCATTAAATAGATTGCCTGCCGGTGCTGGAAGCAGCATTGGAACAAGATGGAATACAAACACCTCGCAAGTATCTGGTGTTCCTATGTGGTTCTTAGGAAGAAACTTATATAATTTAATTAATGTACCGGGAGATATCAGAAGATGGGCATACGTAGATCCTTCTGCTTTACCAAGTACAAATTACCAGAATGTGTCTTCCACTGCTGATAGAATTGTTATTGACAAATATCCGGGTAAAACCAGCGCGCCTACAAGAAATGATCTTAAAATATTTAGATTGTCTGAAATGTATTTTATCGTAGCTGAAGCTGAAGTAGCTGCCAATAATTTAACTGCTGCTGCTGCTGCTGTACAACAAGTAAGAGTTGCTAGAAACTTTAATGGTACTGCTGTAACTCCCGCTTATACAAATACTCAGATCGCTTATGCTGATATTTTGAAAGAACGTAGAGTTGAGCTAGCCTTAGAGGGTCACCGTTATATTGACTTGAAAAGATTGGCAACACTCGCAGGTGTTACTATGGATAGAAATGCTAAGGATGATATTGTTGCTGTTACTAATCTTCCAAATGATAGCTACAAGTATACCTTACCAATTCCTATTCAGGAAACTGCCGGTAACCCAAATATCCAGCAAAACCCAGGTTATTATTAATAGATATTAACCATATATATAAAACCCTGCTTCAAGCAGGGTTTTTTATTTCCTATTATTTCTTATTTTTGCTTAACAAAATTTGATATTAACATCTTCGGTGTAGGATGGCATATGACTTTTTGAATAATATAAATAAATACATGAAGTATATACTTGCATTTCTGATTTTCTTTAGTTTTATATCTCAGGCACAGGTAGTTAATAAAACAGATTTTAATCAGCTTCCTAAAGAAGAAGACACTTTAGTCATCGATTCCGGAAAAAAGGATTCTATGAAAATATTTAAGCCTACGATTAATGATTATCAGTATCAGACCCAGTTTTCGGAGAAAAAGGTTTTTGATACCGTAATGACTTTTGATAAGACCTATATATTTTCTCAATATAACAACAGAGATAATTTCGGACGGGTGCAGTTTGCCAACGTGGGGTCAGGATTTAATCCGCTGTCTTATGAGGTGAATGCCGAAGAAAATTTGTCATTGCTGCCTGCCAATAAATCTTATGGGATTCTAGGGATAAGTGATGTTAAATATTATGATGTAAAAACGCCCACCGCCGCATTCATCTATCATAACTCAATGAAAAACGGAGCCGTTCTGAAATCTACTTATACCCAGAATATCGGGAAAAGGTTCAATTTTGCCTTAGAGTACATGGGACTGCGTTCACAAGGTCTCTACAGAAATTCCCTGGCTGCCAATAACAATACCCTATTTTCAGGACATTATACTTCTAAAAGCGGAAATTATGAAGTATTCGCCCACTATCTGCATCAAAATGTAAATAACCAGGAAAATGGAGGAATTGTCGCAGACAGCCTTTTCATGAGTGGCGACAGTGATTTTAGAAACAGGACGAACGCACAGATAAATCTTACCGGAACAAGTTCCCAGTTTTCCTACAGGAGATATTATCTGACTCATCAGTTTGCGCCTTTTAATTCAGAAAAGATTCCTTTTAAAATAAGACATACGATATCAAACCAAGGGAATAAATATTATTACCATCAGGATGCTTTAGAACCATATTTGTACGATGACGAATCTCAGCTTGTTTCAGGATTCCCGTTATCAACAAAGAAATATTCCAATAATTTCAGCAATACCGTAAGTATGGTCTGGGATAATGAAAAGTTTAAACTGGATGCCGGGGTCCGGTACCAGATGTTAAAGTTCGGAACCACAGAACTGGTATCTCCTAATTTTGATATTCCCAGTGAAATGAAGGAAAGCAGGATAGGAGCGGTTGGCAATCTGCAGGTAAAGCTGTTTGATAAAATACAGCTCAATTCATTCCTGGAGTTTTCAAACGGAAGTCAGTTCGGAAGTTACGTGAAAACGACCAATCAGCTAAAGTTTGAGCCGGTCAAAGATTATTTTGTCAATGCCAGGGTTAATTTTCAGAGCGCATCACCATCATTTAATTACCTTGTCAATACTTCTGTGTATAATAATTTTAATTATTACTTACAGGACGCCAAAAACCAGGCAATCACGGAAATCGGGGGGAGCATCAATTTAAAGTGGTTTAAGACAGAACTCTTTGCCAACTACTTCAGGATCGATAACTATACCTATTTTGATGCCGAATCGATGCCTGCCCAGAGTGAAAGTCCCCTGAATATTTCTCAGATTGGAGGTGACGCGACTTTCAGCTACAGAAATTTTCACCTGAACACAAGATTGCAGTTCCAGAACGCACTGACGAACAAAGAACTTTTACCAATGCCCGGTTTTATAGGAAGAGCCAATTTCTTCTATCAGTCAAAGGCCTTTAAAAATGCTGCTGAAATCCAGGCGGGAATAAAAGTATATTATTTCTCTAAATTTGCTTCCAGAGAATATTTTCCGGTTCTTAATGACTATATTTTACCGGGAACAAATTCTTTTTCCATCGGTGGGCAGCCTATCGCTGATGTGTATATTAATATGAAGGTGAAAAAGATGTTCTTTTTTATAGAAGGACAACAGGTCGGGACGCTTTTGTCTCACAATAAAGCCTATGCATTTCCCCATTATCCGGTCTATGATTTTAGATTAAATATCGGAATTGTGTGGTATTTGTTCAACTAAAACTTAATTAAAGTTGAAAACAATTAATAAAATATCGTTCAACGATATAGAGAGTATTCCTCAGCTTGTCAAAGATTTTTTAAATCAGAAAATAGAGGGTTTTGAAGAAAATATTTTTTCTTTTGATAATTTTAAAAAACAGATTCACCTCAAACAAAGCTCTTTTACAGAGGAACAGAGAGAGGTTTTATACAAAGTGTTCATCGACCAGTCAAAAAACCTTTCGCTTTCTTCAGGACAAAAAGAAAATATCGAAAGTCTCAGGCGGTCTGATACCTTTACCATCACCACCGGACATCAGCTCAACTTATTTTCGGGACCGGTTTTTTTCGTTTATAAAATCTTACAGACCATTAAAACGTGCCGTGATTTAAAAGAAAGCTTTCCTGATTTTAATTTTGTTCCAGTCTATTGGATGGCTTCGGAAGATCATGATTTTGCCGAGATCAACCATTTTAAAACAGAGAATAACTATTACGAAAACAACGAAAAACCCGGCGGTCCGGTTGGGAGAATAAAGATCAGCGATACTTATTTCATTTCTGAATTTGAAAAAGAATTTAAAGATTCGATCTTCGGAACCGAACTGATTTTGATGTTAAAAGAGGCATATCAACCGGGAAATACGCTGACAACAGCCATCAGAACTCTGGTAAACCGTCTTTTTTCAGAATTTGGATTACTCATTCTTGACGGAGACTCTATAGACCTCAAAAAACAGATCAGCAATACTTTTAAAGGAGAGCTCCTTCATTTCAGCTTATATAAAAATACAAAAGAAAAAGTAGATTTCTTAACGGCAAAGTATGGTAAGGTACAGGTAAATCCACGTGAGATCAATCTTTTTTATTTATCTGAAACAAGAGACAGAATAGATTTCGACGGAACACACTACCATATCGTAGACCGGAACATTCAGTTTACAGAAGAAGAAATTTTAACCGAGCTGGAGAACTTTCCGGAAAAATTCAGTCCCAATGCGCTGATGCGACCGGTTTATCAGGAAACGGTCCTGCCTAATCTGGCTTACATCGGGGGCAATGCTGAAATCATGTACTGGCTCGAACTTAAGGACTATTTTTCGAAAATTAATATTCCTTTTCCGATTCTAATTCCAAGAAATTCTATGCTCTTTCTGAAAGAAAAAACATTAGGTAAAATTGAAAAACTGGAACTGAAAGTTGAAGATTTCTTCCATAATTTTACTACGATCACCAACAATAAGATATTAAATAATAATGACATTCTGAAATTGCTTGAAGAGAAGGAGGATCTCCTTGCAAAGCAGTTTTCCGATTTAAAAGCGGCCGCTGAAACGACCGAACAGTCCTTTGGAAATATGGTAAAGGCAGAAGAAGTAAGACAGCTGAAATCCTTTAAAAGATTAAAAAAACGTCTTCTTCATGCCGAAAAAATAAAACAGACTGAATTGTTAGAAAGACTGGAAAATCTCTTTTTAGATGTACATCCTTCTAAAACCTGGCAGGAAAGGGTTTATAATTTTAGCGTATTCTTCGCAGATTATGGATATTCATGGCTTGAAACTTGTTTAGAAGAGATGGAAATAAGGGAGTCCAAACTAATAATTGTTGCCATTTAATTTTAAAGAAGTATTTTTGTACATATAATTTGCAACTATGATAAAGAGGTTTTTTATTCTATCCGGTTTATGTATGATGTTGGGAGTATCTGCTCAGAAATCGCATACCGTTGTAAAAGGAGATACTCCTTACAATATTGCCAAAAAGTACGGACTCACTGTAGATGAATTGTATAAGCTGAATCCGAAGGTGAAAGATGGTAAGCTGGCGCTTGGAGATATTTTAACCGTCAAAACTGAGAAAGCTGCAGCAGCTGCAGCACCTAAAACAGGGGTAGCTTCAAAGCCGGTGAATAATTCTCAGGTTGGAAAAATTGTGTTACAGCCTAAGCAGACCATCTACGGACTTACAAAACAATACCGCATTTCTGAAACCGATTTAAGAAAACTGAATCCCGAATTGGATTCCCATATGAAAATCGGAGATGAAATCACTTTACCTCTTGAAAGTATCAAAAAATATGGTGGTGACCAGCAGCAAAGTATTGCTGCAGCTTCCAAGCCTGCAGAAAGAGCTGTTGAGATACAGACCGCAGATCATCAGGCAACGGAAGGTGAATATGTGGTACAGTCGAAAGATAATTATTACAGAATTTCAAGACAATTTAATATTACCAAGGAAGAGCTCTTTGAGCTCAATCCGGGATTGGAAGAAAGAGGCCTGAAGCCGGGAGAATCAATTAAAGTGAAAGGAGCTACTTCCGGAACTACAGCTGTTGCGGAGACCAGTTCAAAAGCAAAAGTAGATGCCGGTAACGAAAGATCTTCCTCCACTACCACTACGGCTGTAGGAGATGATTATGTGACCTATACCGTTCAGCAGGGAGATACCGTTTTCTCTATTGTCAATAAGTTCGGTATTTCTATCGATGACTTAATCGCTTTAAATCCTGATTTATCTAACGGACTAAAATCAGGAATGATTTTAAAAATTAAAAAGCTTGATCCTGCTTACGTTAAGAAAAATGGTGATGCCCTGAGCGTTGTGCTAATGTTACCTTTCGGATACAGTACCAACGAAACTCAGTATCGGACCATGGCAACTGATTTCTTGACAGGAGCAAAGCTGGCTATTGAAAGAAATGCCAGAAACGGACAGAAATTAGATGTGAAAATAGTGGATTCGGGAAATGAAGCATCCTTCCGAAATTCACTGACTCAAATAAATCCGGATAATACAGACCTGATTATCGGACCATTCTTTAAATCAAATGTCGTTGACGTACTCGACTTCACTAAAAATCAGAAAATCCCGATCGTAGCGCCATTTGCCAACTCTCCGGAATTATACAATTACAGCAATCTGATTATTGTGGAAACCAATGATCAGACCTATGCGGATAAAATTATTGATGAAGTGAAATCGGCGTATTCTGATCAGAAAGTCTATATCGTTGCAGACGCTAAAAAAGACAATGCCAATTATATTAAAGCAGGCCTTGAAAAAGCATTAAAAACGCCCAATGTAATCATTGTAAATTCACCGGCAGATATCCAGCTGGATCAGAATATGATGACGGGGCAATCGGCTCCTGTGATTGCTGTTTTAGCAAATGATAATGGAACGGCCGGAGATGCTTTTGCGAGCAGGGTTATTGCCTTATCCAAAGAAGTACAGGGAGTGAAAGCTTTCAGTATGTATTACTCACCGGTTTTTGAAAAGAAAGTGGATGAGCTGAGCCAGGCAAATCTGGTGTATCTGATGGACAGAAAGATCAACGCAGAAGGTAGTTTTGAAAAAGAAATTCTCGCAGCTTATAAAAGTAAATATTGCAAGACGCCTCCAAAATATGCTGTTATCGGCTTTGATGTAGTAAATGACATGCTGAGCAGAGAAAACAGAAAAGGAGAAATCTTCAGACAGATCAATAAAGTTCAGACTCAGTTGGCAACCAAATTTGAGTTTGTAAAATCAAAAGCAAACGGAGCTTACGTAAATACAGGTTACAGGGTTATCAGACTGGTTCCCTAAATGATTTGAATCAAGTTAGAGAATATTGTTAACATTATATTTATATTTGCAAAATATTTTAAATTAATACATGAAAGCACTTGTATTTCCTGGGCAGGGTTCTCAGTTTGTAGGAATGGGGAAAGAATTGTATGATTCCAGAAAAGACATTAAGGACATGATGGAATCTGCCAATGAAATTTTAGGGTTTGATATCCTTTCCCTTATGTTTAATGGAACAGATGAAGACCTGAAAAAAACAGAAGTTACCCAGCCTTCTATTTTTATACATTCCGTAGCTGCGCTGAAAGCAGTAAACGGTCTTGGAGCCGAAATGGTAGCAGGACATTCTTTAGGAGAATTTTCAGCATTGGTAGCCAACGGCGTTTTGTCCTTTGATGACGGGCTGAAATTGGTTTCTGAAAGAGCGAAAGCTATGCAGGATGCCTGTAATGCCAATCCAAGTTCAATGGCTGCAATCTTAGGATTGGAAGATGCCAGAGTGGAAGAGATCTGCGCCCAGATCAATGGGGTAGTAGTTCCTGCCAATTATAACTGTCCCGGACAATTGGTGATTTCGGGAGAAACGGCCGCTGTAGAAGAAGCCTGTGCTCAATTAAAAGAAGCAGGAGCAAAAAGAGCCTTAATGCTGCCTGTAAACGGAGCTTTTCATTCTCCACTAATGCAGCCTGCACAGGAAAGACTGGCGGCAGCGATTGAGAAAACAAAATTCAGAAATGCGACCATTCCTGTATATCAGAATATTACGACGACAGCGATTACAAATCCTGAAGAAATAAAACAGAACCTTATTGCACAGCTTACGGGTCCGGTAAAATGGACACAGTCTGTTCAGAAGATGATTAAGGACGGAGCAACCAACTTTATCGAAGTGGGTCCCGGAAAAACCCTTCAGGGATTAATTAAAAAAATCGATTCTTCTGTAGACGTTGCATCAGCAATCTAAAAATTAAAAATATGAGCGGAATATTTTCACCGGGAAAGCTTATGCTTACTTCAGAATATTTCGCAATGGACGGAGCTCTTGTCTTAGCAGTACCTACCAGGCTGGGACAAGAGCTTTCCTTTTATCAAAAGGATGATCAGAAATCTTTGATTTTTTGGGAAGCCTATCATCAGAACAAATTATGGCTGAAAGCGGTCATTGATTATAAAAGCTGGCAGATTGTAGAAACCAATATTCCGTCAGGTGCTGAATTTATCCTGAAGACCTTAAAGAACGTTCAGGCACTCTCAGCCATTCGATTCAGAAACGACTTCACGTATCATTTAACAACCAACCTTCAGTTTCCTGCCAATTACGGACTTGGAAGCAGTTCTACCTTAATGAATAATCTCGCGGAATGGGCAGAGATCGATCCTTTCTTTCTTAATAAGATAAGTCTGGGTGGAAGCGGTTACGATATAGCAGTTGCTAAAGAGAAATCAGCAGTGCTTTTCCGGAACGTTCCTGAGATTAGTTATGAAAAGGTGAATTTCAGTCCTCCTTTCAAAAATGAGCTTATTTTCATTCACCTGAATCAAAAACAGGACAGCCGTGAAGGAATCAGTTTTTACAGGTCAAAAGAGAAGTCTCAAAAACGGGTTGATGAATTTTCGGATCTCACAAGAAATATTTTGCTATGTAACGAATTGGAAAATTTTTCTGAACTCCTGTTCATTCATGAGCAAAAAATATCCGATTTCCTTGAAATTCCCACAGTGAGACAACAGTTTTTTCCCGATTGTCCGGTTTTTATTAAAAGTTTGGGAGCATGGGGCGGAGATTTTGTAATGAGCTCAAAATTTGAAGGCTATCAGGACTATTTTTGGGGAAAAGGTTTTAACACTATTTTCGACTGGAATGAATTAATTATTTGATTAATAGTAACTTATAAGGCTTATTTTTTATTTGCCATTCTGACTTATATCATTATATTTAAACCACCTTTAACAATTAATTAATATTAATTTTGTTATACCCAAAAAAGAAATAGAAAATATAAGTAAAATGAAACACGCTAAAATCATCCAGGATTTAGAAAAATTAGGGATTAAAGGAAATTACGAAATCGTTTACAATCCTTCTTACGAAGAATTGTATCAAGATGAAGTTTCTCCTGAAAATCAGGGCTTTGAAAAAGCTGAGCTTACGGAATCTGGTGCAGTATCAGTAAAAACAGGAATTTTCACAGGTCGTTCTCCTAAAGACAGGTATATCGTTCAGGATGATGTTACAAGAGAAACCATCTTCTGGGACGGTAAAGTAAATTTGCCTACTACAGCGGAAATTTTCCAGTCTTGTAAAGATTTAGTGCTGGACCAGCTTTCTGCCTCAAAGAAAATCTATGTCGTTGATGCTTTTTGTGGAACCAATACGGACACAAGACTTAAAGTGCGTTTCATTGTTGAGGTAGCATGGCAGGCGCATTTCGTTACCAATATGTTCATCCGTCCTTCTCACTACGAGCTTGAAAACTTCGGGGAACCGGACTTTACCGTGATCAATGGTTCTAAAACGACCAACCCGAACTGGGAAGCGCAGGAATTGCATTCTGAAAACTTTATCATGTTCAATCTTACGGAGAAACTTCAGATCATCGGAGGAACCTGGTATGGTGGGGAGATGAAAAAAGGAATGTTTGCCATGATGAATTATTATCTGCCTTTAAAAGGGATGGCTTCCATGCACTGTTCTGCCAACGTAGGTGAAGAAGGTGATGTTGCGCTTTTCTTCGGCCTTTCAGGTACAGGAAAAACAACTTTATCTGCAGATCCCAAAAGATATCTGATCGGCGATGACGAGCATGGATGGGATAACAATGGAGTATTCAATTACGAAGGAGGCTGTTATGCCAAAGTAATTGATCTTTCTGAGGAAAAAGAACCGGATATTTTCAGAGCCATCAAGAGAGATGCCCTTCTTGAAAATGTCGTGGTGAATAACGGGGTTGCCGACTATACGGATGGGTCAATCACAGAAAATACGAGAGTATCTTATCCGATCTATCATATTAATAAAATTGTTCTGCCTTCAAAAGCAGGACATGCCAAAAAAATTGTTTATCTGTCTGCGGATGCATTCGGAGTACTGCCTCCGGTTTCTGTTCTGGACGAAAACCAGGCTCAATATCATTTCCTGTGTGGATATACTTCAAAACTGGCAGGTACCGAAAGAGGAATCACGGAACCTCAGCCATCTTTTTCACCGGCATTTGGTGAAGCATTCCTGACATTGCATCCGACCATGTATTCAAAAACGTTGATCGGAAAAATGAAAGAGCACGGAGCTAAAGCATACCTTGTCAATACAGGCTGGAACGGGACAGGAAAAAGAATTTCTCTAAAAGATACCAGAGCGATTATCGATTCGATCATTGACGGTTCTATTGAAAACGCTCCGAAAACAAGAATCCCAATCATGAATCTTGAAGTTCCTACAGAATTACCGAATGTTTCTGAAGGAATTTTAGATCCCAGGGATTCTTACAGCAATGTGGCTGAATGGGAAGAAAAAGCAA encodes:
- a CDS encoding LysM peptidoglycan-binding domain-containing protein, which codes for MIKRFFILSGLCMMLGVSAQKSHTVVKGDTPYNIAKKYGLTVDELYKLNPKVKDGKLALGDILTVKTEKAAAAAAPKTGVASKPVNNSQVGKIVLQPKQTIYGLTKQYRISETDLRKLNPELDSHMKIGDEITLPLESIKKYGGDQQQSIAAASKPAERAVEIQTADHQATEGEYVVQSKDNYYRISRQFNITKEELFELNPGLEERGLKPGESIKVKGATSGTTAVAETSSKAKVDAGNERSSSTTTTAVGDDYVTYTVQQGDTVFSIVNKFGISIDDLIALNPDLSNGLKSGMILKIKKLDPAYVKKNGDALSVVLMLPFGYSTNETQYRTMATDFLTGAKLAIERNARNGQKLDVKIVDSGNEASFRNSLTQINPDNTDLIIGPFFKSNVVDVLDFTKNQKIPIVAPFANSPELYNYSNLIIVETNDQTYADKIIDEVKSAYSDQKVYIVADAKKDNANYIKAGLEKALKTPNVIIVNSPADIQLDQNMMTGQSAPVIAVLANDNGTAGDAFASRVIALSKEVQGVKAFSMYYSPVFEKKVDELSQANLVYLMDRKINAEGSFEKEILAAYKSKYCKTPPKYAVIGFDVVNDMLSRENRKGEIFRQINKVQTQLATKFEFVKSKANGAYVNTGYRVIRLVP
- a CDS encoding GYDIA family GHMP kinase, which encodes MSGIFSPGKLMLTSEYFAMDGALVLAVPTRLGQELSFYQKDDQKSLIFWEAYHQNKLWLKAVIDYKSWQIVETNIPSGAEFILKTLKNVQALSAIRFRNDFTYHLTTNLQFPANYGLGSSSTLMNNLAEWAEIDPFFLNKISLGGSGYDIAVAKEKSAVLFRNVPEISYEKVNFSPPFKNELIFIHLNQKQDSREGISFYRSKEKSQKRVDEFSDLTRNILLCNELENFSELLFIHEQKISDFLEIPTVRQQFFPDCPVFIKSLGAWGGDFVMSSKFEGYQDYFWGKGFNTIFDWNELII
- the fabD gene encoding ACP S-malonyltransferase, whose product is MKALVFPGQGSQFVGMGKELYDSRKDIKDMMESANEILGFDILSLMFNGTDEDLKKTEVTQPSIFIHSVAALKAVNGLGAEMVAGHSLGEFSALVANGVLSFDDGLKLVSERAKAMQDACNANPSSMAAILGLEDARVEEICAQINGVVVPANYNCPGQLVISGETAAVEEACAQLKEAGAKRALMLPVNGAFHSPLMQPAQERLAAAIEKTKFRNATIPVYQNITTTAITNPEEIKQNLIAQLTGPVKWTQSVQKMIKDGATNFIEVGPGKTLQGLIKKIDSSVDVASAI
- the bshC gene encoding bacillithiol biosynthesis cysteine-adding enzyme BshC, with protein sequence MKTINKISFNDIESIPQLVKDFLNQKIEGFEENIFSFDNFKKQIHLKQSSFTEEQREVLYKVFIDQSKNLSLSSGQKENIESLRRSDTFTITTGHQLNLFSGPVFFVYKILQTIKTCRDLKESFPDFNFVPVYWMASEDHDFAEINHFKTENNYYENNEKPGGPVGRIKISDTYFISEFEKEFKDSIFGTELILMLKEAYQPGNTLTTAIRTLVNRLFSEFGLLILDGDSIDLKKQISNTFKGELLHFSLYKNTKEKVDFLTAKYGKVQVNPREINLFYLSETRDRIDFDGTHYHIVDRNIQFTEEEILTELENFPEKFSPNALMRPVYQETVLPNLAYIGGNAEIMYWLELKDYFSKINIPFPILIPRNSMLFLKEKTLGKIEKLELKVEDFFHNFTTITNNKILNNNDILKLLEEKEDLLAKQFSDLKAAAETTEQSFGNMVKAEEVRQLKSFKRLKKRLLHAEKIKQTELLERLENLFLDVHPSKTWQERVYNFSVFFADYGYSWLETCLEEMEIRESKLIIVAI
- a CDS encoding RagB/SusD family nutrient uptake outer membrane protein; the protein is MKRIINTVLILATLSAASVTMNSCQDAIDIVQPGQVGEDELFVSVANMNEFLIGSVYGSLDTNNEIYLGAVITDEVKPGSGSGGQEFQLHRYFLDPSEGLTGSIWLGHYFTINRINRLIEGATKITPNGTAETNQYNSILAQARAIRAFCYLQLESYFSTDMKNPNALGVMLVKDVPATDAQLPRVKNQDIYDFIKADLDYARGVLTANGTTQYYADKNFVSALSARFNLYIGNTALAKQYAQETINNSGLVLTTAMPIEGTNPYSGAVSGPFNQTLNVAQSSAWNIAFYGGTSTANGNGLNGSFNPYRNMWADRTRGEIVFALNRLPAGAGSSIGTRWNTNTSQVSGVPMWFLGRNLYNLINVPGDIRRWAYVDPSALPSTNYQNVSSTADRIVIDKYPGKTSAPTRNDLKIFRLSEMYFIVAEAEVAANNLTAAAAAVQQVRVARNFNGTAVTPAYTNTQIAYADILKERRVELALEGHRYIDLKRLATLAGVTMDRNAKDDIVAVTNLPNDSYKYTLPIPIQETAGNPNIQQNPGYY
- a CDS encoding putative porin; protein product: MKYILAFLIFFSFISQAQVVNKTDFNQLPKEEDTLVIDSGKKDSMKIFKPTINDYQYQTQFSEKKVFDTVMTFDKTYIFSQYNNRDNFGRVQFANVGSGFNPLSYEVNAEENLSLLPANKSYGILGISDVKYYDVKTPTAAFIYHNSMKNGAVLKSTYTQNIGKRFNFALEYMGLRSQGLYRNSLAANNNTLFSGHYTSKSGNYEVFAHYLHQNVNNQENGGIVADSLFMSGDSDFRNRTNAQINLTGTSSQFSYRRYYLTHQFAPFNSEKIPFKIRHTISNQGNKYYYHQDALEPYLYDDESQLVSGFPLSTKKYSNNFSNTVSMVWDNEKFKLDAGVRYQMLKFGTTELVSPNFDIPSEMKESRIGAVGNLQVKLFDKIQLNSFLEFSNGSQFGSYVKTTNQLKFEPVKDYFVNARVNFQSASPSFNYLVNTSVYNNFNYYLQDAKNQAITEIGGSINLKWFKTELFANYFRIDNYTYFDAESMPAQSESPLNISQIGGDATFSYRNFHLNTRLQFQNALTNKELLPMPGFIGRANFFYQSKAFKNAAEIQAGIKVYYFSKFASREYFPVLNDYILPGTNSFSIGGQPIADVYINMKVKKMFFFIEGQQVGTLLSHNKAYAFPHYPVYDFRLNIGIVWYLFN